One Akkermansiaceae bacterium genomic region harbors:
- a CDS encoding metallophosphoesterase produces the protein MTTFIHTADWQVGKPFQSIKDHAKREALRAQRITTVQSLQQAVKTHKADFVVVAGDLFDSFTPDKSTVAAFCSAVGSLGVPVYAIPGNHDYAGPGCIWDQEFFLREQKASAPNFHLLRLAEPVITDHAVLLPCPLLRRHETADPFAWLYQLDTADLPTDRPWLVLAHGSTQGFSSASEEDTDAAINDLNIDRLPDTIYDYIALGDWHGMKEITAKAWYSGTPEQDRFAKGDNNQPGHALVVEIPSRHAAPAVTPLDTGCIRWHELSFDLQSDDALESFQQSLAQQLGTRANEDLLKLHLTGSLSLDGERRLEDLLESLEARLLNLRLKRSIAVEPSEDELNALTERDDPLIAAIAAELKSASDNAHDPESAAQARLALRELHLQLQSIS, from the coding sequence ATGACCACCTTCATCCACACCGCCGACTGGCAAGTCGGCAAGCCCTTTCAGTCGATCAAAGACCACGCCAAACGCGAAGCCCTCCGGGCCCAGCGCATCACCACCGTGCAATCCTTGCAGCAGGCCGTCAAAACCCACAAGGCGGACTTCGTCGTCGTCGCCGGTGACCTCTTCGATTCCTTCACCCCGGACAAATCCACCGTCGCCGCGTTTTGCTCCGCGGTCGGCTCGCTCGGCGTCCCGGTGTACGCCATCCCCGGCAACCACGACTACGCAGGACCGGGCTGCATCTGGGACCAGGAGTTTTTTCTCCGCGAACAAAAAGCCAGCGCCCCGAACTTCCACCTGCTCCGCCTAGCAGAACCCGTCATCACAGACCATGCCGTCCTCCTCCCCTGCCCCTTGCTGCGCCGACACGAAACCGCCGATCCCTTCGCCTGGCTCTACCAGCTCGACACCGCCGACCTCCCGACCGACCGCCCCTGGCTCGTGCTCGCCCACGGCAGCACCCAGGGCTTCTCGTCTGCCTCCGAGGAGGACACGGATGCCGCCATCAACGATCTCAACATCGACCGCCTGCCCGACACCATCTACGACTACATCGCCCTCGGCGACTGGCACGGCATGAAGGAAATCACCGCAAAAGCGTGGTATTCCGGAACCCCCGAACAGGACCGCTTCGCAAAAGGCGACAACAACCAGCCCGGCCACGCCCTGGTGGTGGAAATCCCGTCCCGCCATGCCGCCCCGGCGGTGACCCCGCTGGACACCGGATGCATCCGATGGCACGAGCTCAGCTTTGACTTGCAGTCGGATGACGCCCTCGAGAGTTTCCAACAGAGCCTCGCCCAGCAGCTCGGCACCCGCGCCAACGAGGACCTGCTCAAGCTGCACCTCACCGGCAGCCTCAGCCTCGACGGCGAACGCCGCCTGGAGGATCTGTTGGAAAGCCTGGAAGCCCGCCTGCTCAACCTGAGGCTCAAGCGCTCCATCGCCGTGGAACCCTCGGAGGATGAGCTCAACGCCCTCACCGAGCGCGACGATCCACTCATCGCCGCCATCGCCGCGGAATTGAAATCCGCGTCGGACAACGCTCACGACCCCGAATCCGCCGCACAGGCACGCCTCGCCCTGCGCGAGCTGCACCTCCAGCTCCAGTCCATTTCCTGA
- a CDS encoding lamin tail domain-containing protein, with amino-acid sequence MLTRSTPLLLASLAAAAAGVRADIVINEVHYDAEPKTEYVEFIELLNTGPGPVDLSGWSFSAGITRVFPSGTTLNAGAYLLVAENPGALTAKYPGVTAQVLEYSGSLSNDGEKLELRDSLGVVIDSVDYRAEFPWPVSPNGEGASMQLLNPSLDNDLGGAWRGAAPTPGAANAVLTGNAPPIIRQVDHSPQVPTAATPTTVTAKVSDPDGVATVNLLYQVVAPGAYIPAYLPHNYSTLTGSPNSPLQANPEFENPANWTTIAMTDDGSGADLVAADGIYTAQIPAQTHRTLVRYRISATDAQSATIRVPYADDASLNFAFFVYNGVPDWTASNSVYPGEPTHTYSSAALSTLPVYTMITRNQDRAYAYAYSSTGDSGLQIPKANVAASQAFNWECAFVYDGVVYDHVKWRLRQRNDRYSGDGKRSMRFRFNRGHHFQARDEDGNLLAVKWRSLNTGKMSRFDGVNNYGLPETMNSKLWRMVGVECPLFFPVHFRMIDGADESPDQYNGDFFGLATVVQDIDGNLLDDRGLPNGNMYKLKDGVTDPLELQRNQARQSVSDGSDFQNVRNNLNSSQTDTWLSQHVDWDQWSRYHAVVEAVRHYDFGTTSSHLKNRAWYFQPATDAPYGLLRIIPHDHDATWLKGYHDSFNSQGIAVGTGYPWAAIFDDIRRPPSGTEKSAFTRGYRNFLREFRDLLWQEETVNNMINQHVALLAEFSMADRDRWTGGPAAAGTETMQSLEEIAEPMRNVAFVSDTMFGANLVGGRGAYLDQLATDNLIPDTPSISYDGTPGFPTDSLVFTSSDFSSTAGGAGFGKMEWRIAEVAGLTINVAQQLISSGDPWKFLDDGTDPGATWKLTGYDDSTWGEGATQIGYGESDEATVISSGHPAILFRKTVNITDISTIESFEADIIRDDGAVVYVNGVEVWRNQMPEGEITHQTLASTTASGSNESSFHAFTIPADKFVTGVNTIAVSVHQYAANSGDMSFDFKLRTVPALVPASVERIYEWNNPWESGELPTFQATLTPPAVATRAGRSYRARVRHQDDTGRWSHWSAPLEFTASTSNLEIFKASLVISEVMYHPASPTAAELAAGYDDDDYFEYIEIRNIGTQVIDLANVRLTKGVDFDFAGSSVTSLAPGGYVLVVNNLAAFTMRYGAGLPVAGAWSGKLDNGGERLKLSYGAGEAIIDFDYDDEAGWPLSADGDGFSLVLIDPLGTPNPAEPLNWRASTAVHGTPGGTDGSIFAGGNADDFLAYATREHNTLVHPDGHVDFSIEFNQLAEDVDGELQVSTDLVHWQAADSLMQKTSVQTTSGPYARVTFSTLSPPAAPRWFLRYQVKQR; translated from the coding sequence ATGCTGACCCGCTCCACCCCCCTCCTCCTTGCCTCGCTCGCGGCCGCGGCTGCGGGCGTGCGGGCTGACATTGTCATCAACGAGGTGCATTACGATGCCGAGCCGAAAACGGAATACGTCGAGTTCATCGAGCTTCTCAACACGGGGCCGGGGCCGGTCGATCTCAGCGGGTGGTCGTTTTCCGCCGGTATTACACGGGTTTTTCCCTCCGGCACCACGCTCAACGCCGGCGCCTATCTGCTGGTCGCGGAGAACCCCGGCGCGCTGACCGCCAAATACCCCGGCGTCACCGCCCAGGTGCTGGAATACTCCGGCTCCCTGTCCAACGACGGTGAGAAACTGGAATTGCGCGACTCGCTGGGCGTGGTGATCGACAGCGTCGATTACCGGGCGGAGTTCCCCTGGCCGGTCAGCCCGAACGGAGAGGGCGCCTCGATGCAGCTGCTCAACCCATCGCTCGACAACGACCTGGGCGGTGCCTGGCGCGGGGCGGCACCCACCCCGGGGGCGGCCAATGCGGTCCTGACCGGCAATGCGCCGCCGATCATCCGCCAGGTGGACCACAGCCCGCAGGTTCCCACCGCAGCCACCCCGACCACCGTCACCGCCAAGGTGAGTGATCCGGACGGCGTGGCGACCGTCAACCTGCTCTACCAGGTGGTGGCGCCCGGCGCCTACATCCCCGCCTACCTACCACACAACTACAGCACCCTCACAGGCTCGCCGAACTCCCCGCTGCAAGCGAACCCGGAATTTGAAAATCCGGCGAACTGGACCACCATCGCCATGACCGACGACGGCAGCGGTGCGGACCTGGTTGCCGCCGACGGAATCTACACCGCCCAAATCCCCGCCCAGACCCACCGCACGCTGGTGCGTTACCGGATCTCGGCCACCGACGCGCAGTCCGCGACCATCCGTGTGCCCTACGCCGATGACGCATCCCTGAACTTCGCCTTTTTCGTTTACAATGGAGTGCCCGACTGGACCGCCTCCAACTCGGTTTACCCCGGTGAACCCACCCACACCTACAGCTCCGCCGCGCTGAGCACGCTGCCGGTTTACACCATGATCACAAGAAACCAGGACCGTGCCTACGCCTATGCCTACAGCTCGACGGGTGACAGCGGACTGCAGATCCCGAAGGCCAACGTCGCCGCCAGCCAGGCCTTCAACTGGGAGTGCGCCTTCGTCTACGACGGTGTGGTTTACGACCACGTCAAATGGAGGCTGCGCCAAAGAAACGACCGCTACTCCGGTGACGGCAAACGCTCGATGCGCTTTCGTTTTAACCGGGGACACCATTTCCAGGCCCGTGACGAGGACGGCAACCTGCTCGCCGTGAAATGGAGGAGTCTCAACACGGGAAAAATGTCCCGGTTCGACGGCGTCAACAACTACGGCCTGCCCGAGACCATGAACTCCAAACTCTGGCGTATGGTCGGCGTGGAGTGCCCGCTGTTCTTCCCGGTGCACTTCCGCATGATCGACGGTGCCGATGAGTCGCCGGACCAGTACAATGGTGACTTTTTCGGACTCGCCACCGTGGTGCAGGACATCGACGGAAACTTGTTAGACGATCGCGGGCTGCCTAACGGAAATATGTACAAACTCAAGGACGGCGTCACCGACCCCCTCGAGTTACAGCGCAACCAGGCGCGCCAGAGCGTGAGCGACGGCAGTGATTTCCAAAACGTCCGCAACAACCTCAACTCCTCGCAAACCGACACCTGGCTGAGCCAGCACGTCGATTGGGACCAGTGGTCGCGCTACCACGCGGTGGTCGAGGCCGTCCGTCACTACGACTTCGGCACCACGTCCAGCCACCTGAAAAACCGGGCGTGGTACTTCCAACCCGCGACGGACGCCCCCTACGGACTGCTCCGGATCATCCCGCACGACCATGACGCCACCTGGCTGAAAGGCTATCACGACAGCTTTAACTCGCAGGGCATCGCCGTGGGAACCGGCTACCCGTGGGCGGCGATTTTCGATGACATCCGCCGGCCGCCGTCGGGCACGGAGAAATCCGCCTTCACCCGAGGCTATCGCAATTTCCTCCGCGAGTTCCGCGATCTCCTCTGGCAGGAGGAAACCGTCAACAACATGATCAACCAGCACGTGGCGCTGCTCGCGGAGTTCAGTATGGCCGACCGCGACCGCTGGACCGGTGGCCCCGCCGCCGCCGGAACGGAGACGATGCAGTCCCTGGAGGAGATCGCCGAGCCGATGCGCAATGTCGCCTTCGTCAGCGACACCATGTTCGGCGCTAATCTCGTCGGTGGACGGGGCGCCTACCTCGACCAGCTTGCGACTGACAACCTCATCCCCGACACCCCGAGCATCAGCTACGACGGCACGCCCGGATTTCCCACCGACAGCCTCGTTTTCACCTCGTCGGATTTCTCCAGCACAGCAGGTGGAGCCGGCTTTGGGAAAATGGAGTGGCGCATCGCCGAGGTCGCCGGGCTGACCATCAACGTGGCGCAGCAACTCATCAGCAGTGGTGACCCGTGGAAGTTCCTCGATGACGGCACCGACCCCGGCGCCACATGGAAACTAACAGGATACGACGACAGTACCTGGGGAGAGGGCGCCACCCAGATCGGCTACGGTGAATCCGACGAGGCGACCGTCATCAGCAGCGGCCATCCGGCCATCCTGTTCCGGAAAACGGTCAACATCACCGACATTAGCACGATCGAGAGCTTTGAGGCCGACATCATCCGGGACGACGGCGCGGTGGTCTATGTCAACGGTGTCGAGGTCTGGCGCAACCAGATGCCCGAGGGCGAGATCACCCACCAGACCCTCGCCAGCACCACCGCGTCGGGCAGCAACGAATCGAGCTTCCACGCATTCACCATCCCCGCCGACAAGTTTGTCACCGGCGTCAACACCATCGCCGTTTCCGTGCATCAGTATGCCGCCAATAGCGGCGATATGAGTTTTGATTTCAAACTCCGGACCGTCCCCGCGCTGGTACCGGCCTCGGTCGAAAGAATCTACGAGTGGAACAACCCGTGGGAATCGGGCGAACTGCCCACGTTCCAAGCCACGCTCACCCCTCCCGCGGTCGCCACCCGCGCCGGGCGCAGCTACCGCGCCCGGGTCAGGCACCAGGATGACACCGGCCGCTGGAGCCACTGGTCGGCTCCGCTTGAATTCACCGCCAGCACCTCCAACCTGGAGATTTTCAAAGCCTCCCTGGTCATCAGTGAAGTGATGTATCACCCAGCGTCGCCGACCGCCGCCGAACTGGCCGCCGGATATGATGACGACGACTATTTTGAATACATCGAAATACGCAACATCGGCACCCAGGTCATCGACCTCGCCAATGTGCGGTTGACCAAGGGGGTCGATTTTGATTTTGCGGGCAGCAGCGTCACCTCACTCGCGCCGGGGGGGTATGTGCTGGTGGTCAACAACCTCGCCGCGTTCACCATGCGCTACGGCGCCGGGCTTCCGGTGGCGGGCGCATGGAGTGGTAAACTCGACAACGGCGGCGAACGGCTCAAGCTCTCCTACGGCGCCGGCGAGGCGATCATCGATTTTGATTACGACGATGAGGCGGGCTGGCCGCTCAGCGCGGACGGTGACGGTTTCTCCCTGGTGCTCATCGACCCGCTCGGCACCCCGAATCCGGCTGAGCCGCTCAACTGGCGCGCCAGCACCGCCGTCCACGGCACGCCGGGTGGCACCGACGGCTCCATCTTCGCAGGCGGCAACGCGGATGATTTTCTGGCCTACGCCACGCGGGAACACAACACCCTGGTCCATCCGGACGGACACGTCGATTTCAGCATCGAGTTCAACCAGCTTGCGGAGGATGTCGATGGGGAGTTGCAGGTTTCCACCGACCTCGTCCACTGGCAGGCGGCGGACAGCCTGATGCAGAAAACATCGGTCCAGACAACAAGCGGACCCTACGCACGCGTGACATTCTCCACCCTGTCGCCCCCCGCGGCCCCCCGCTGGTTCCTGCGCTACCAGGTCAAACAGCGATAA
- a CDS encoding J domain-containing protein produces the protein MQSPDYYAALEVDKDASQDDIRKSFRKLAKKYHPDVAKDKETAETKFKEINEAYEVLGDPEKRKKYDLYGSQPEGFGSAGAAPAGAGWSGFGDPEGGTYHYTYEGTGFSDFFEQMFGARSHPGTSGADFRQTRGFGTGKRRGQDTHADILVTLHEVLKGAERRIQLQQVNRETGAAETKTHRIRIPKGISEDQLIRCAGLGQPGVHGGADGDLFLHVRFEKHPDFRVIGSDLHTELRVAPWEAVLGAEISVHTLEGRVRIKIPPHTEDGTELRIKGHGLPTGTTGEKANLFAKIRVVTPDSTTDAEKTLWQQLADSSSFNPRKF, from the coding sequence ATGCAGAGTCCCGATTATTATGCCGCTTTGGAAGTCGACAAGGATGCATCACAGGATGACATCCGCAAGAGCTTCCGCAAACTCGCCAAGAAATACCACCCCGACGTCGCAAAAGACAAGGAGACGGCAGAAACGAAATTCAAAGAGATCAACGAGGCCTACGAGGTGCTCGGCGATCCGGAGAAACGGAAAAAATATGACCTCTACGGCAGCCAGCCGGAAGGGTTTGGCAGCGCTGGGGCAGCTCCGGCGGGCGCTGGCTGGAGCGGCTTCGGCGATCCGGAGGGCGGCACCTATCATTACACCTATGAGGGCACCGGATTCAGTGATTTTTTCGAACAGATGTTCGGGGCACGCTCACATCCGGGAACATCAGGCGCTGACTTCAGGCAAACCCGGGGGTTCGGTACCGGCAAGCGACGGGGCCAGGACACCCACGCCGACATCCTGGTGACCCTGCACGAGGTCCTGAAGGGCGCCGAACGCAGAATCCAGCTACAGCAAGTCAACCGCGAAACCGGAGCCGCGGAAACCAAGACCCACCGCATCCGTATCCCGAAAGGTATTTCCGAGGATCAGCTGATCCGCTGCGCCGGCCTTGGCCAGCCCGGCGTGCATGGAGGTGCCGACGGTGATCTCTTTCTCCATGTACGTTTTGAAAAACACCCGGACTTCCGTGTCATCGGCTCAGATCTCCACACCGAGCTGCGCGTGGCTCCATGGGAGGCGGTACTGGGCGCCGAGATCTCCGTGCACACGCTCGAAGGCCGGGTCCGGATCAAGATTCCGCCCCACACGGAGGACGGCACCGAACTCCGCATCAAGGGGCACGGTCTACCGACCGGAACCACCGGGGAAAAGGCCAACTTGTTCGCAAAAATCCGCGTCGTCACCCCGGACAGCACGACGGATGCCGAGAAAACACTCTGGCAGCAGCTCGCCGACTCATCCTCGTTCAACCCACGCAAATTCTAA
- a CDS encoding PEP-CTERM sorting domain-containing protein, with product MKLKQLTLGFGTLAASTSLLSAATVYQIDLEKDTSSTTQSGWTSVTAPNSSGPSSLTSGSVTFTAGGAGGYFAGRAGGTWGAVNVTDADWNDLVGDTVAARSGDGTISISFTGLALGVEHQFTAWHNVSATDSASFSAGLYTITPSITTGTLVGSATSGAASNINKNAVGVVAADFNNSVINFTPDGSGNATVLLTSADATNHFLTFSGMQLESVPEPSSAALLGVGGLALVFRRRK from the coding sequence ATGAAACTAAAACAGCTAACACTTGGATTCGGCACACTCGCAGCTTCCACCTCTCTACTCAGTGCCGCCACAGTCTATCAGATCGACCTCGAGAAAGACACCAGCAGCACCACACAGTCCGGCTGGACATCCGTTACCGCACCAAACAGCTCTGGTCCCTCCTCACTCACCAGTGGAAGCGTCACGTTTACAGCCGGTGGCGCGGGCGGCTACTTTGCCGGACGTGCTGGCGGCACATGGGGGGCTGTCAACGTCACGGACGCTGACTGGAATGACCTTGTAGGCGACACCGTGGCAGCAAGAAGCGGCGATGGCACCATTAGCATCTCCTTTACCGGTCTTGCTCTCGGAGTAGAACACCAGTTCACAGCCTGGCACAACGTGTCGGCCACGGATAGCGCGAGTTTTTCCGCTGGCCTCTACACGATTACCCCCAGCATCACCACCGGAACCCTGGTCGGCTCCGCCACCAGCGGTGCGGCTTCCAACATCAATAAAAACGCCGTCGGAGTGGTAGCTGCTGATTTCAACAACTCAGTGATCAACTTCACTCCGGACGGATCGGGTAATGCCACCGTGTTGCTGACCAGTGCAGACGCCACCAACCACTTCCTTACCTTCAGCGGCATGCAGCTCGAATCTGTCCCTGAGCCATCCTCCGCAGCCCTGCTCGGCGTCGGCGGTCTAGCCCTGGTGTTCCGTCGCAGAAAATAA
- a CDS encoding response regulator transcription factor — MRVLIIEDDVKTASFIAKGFKEAGMVVDTAHDGIDGLDLLMTRKYDAAVLDLMLPELDGLSLLGRARAARVKTPVIILSAKRSVNERIEGLKRGGDDYLVKPFAFSELLARVQAITRRSGDTQTDHAEKLRVADLELDPWKREASRAGETIPLHAREFVLLEHLMRNQGRVVSKTSILENVYEYHFDPQTNVVDVLMCRLRAKIDKDYSPKLIHTVRGMGYVLRPES; from the coding sequence ATGAGGGTTCTGATCATAGAAGATGATGTGAAGACAGCTTCCTTCATAGCCAAGGGCTTCAAGGAAGCGGGGATGGTCGTGGACACAGCCCACGACGGTATCGACGGACTCGACCTCCTCATGACAAGGAAGTATGACGCGGCCGTTCTCGATCTTATGCTGCCCGAGCTCGATGGCCTCTCCCTGCTCGGCAGGGCTCGCGCGGCGAGGGTGAAAACCCCCGTCATCATCCTCAGCGCCAAACGCAGTGTAAACGAGCGCATCGAGGGGCTGAAACGTGGTGGTGATGATTACCTGGTCAAGCCCTTCGCCTTCAGCGAGCTGCTTGCACGGGTGCAGGCGATCACCAGAAGATCCGGCGACACCCAGACAGATCACGCTGAAAAACTCCGCGTAGCGGATCTGGAGCTCGACCCGTGGAAACGGGAGGCATCCAGGGCCGGTGAAACCATCCCCCTTCATGCGCGGGAGTTCGTTTTGTTAGAACACCTCATGCGCAACCAGGGTCGGGTCGTCTCCAAGACATCGATTCTGGAAAACGTGTACGAGTATCACTTTGACCCGCAGACCAACGTCGTGGATGTGCTGATGTGCAGGCTGCGGGCCAAGATTGACAAGGATTACTCTCCCAAACTCATTCATACCGTCCGCGGCATGGGTTATGTCCTCAGACCAGAGTCATAA
- a CDS encoding HAMP domain-containing histidine kinase gives MSSDQSHKAAGNGSQASKIGWASGVSLALAYTLFFSAITALILGIAYHYMAETIRDNELQIVRNRAAEYRAWLQRGNIKELEARMNEQSMQSGDIIFARVTGPNHNYVKSLAPGGDPIYPHALNDLDSRMEGYGIELGNDTWVVVSIPVDDSGTILQAGKNTRSSSATLGRLRRIFTLAFIPAIVVAATGGAFLTYRRLAPIRTLIAVMQDIIRSGDMNRRVDPVGRGNELNALIKLFNKLLKKNTSLVSSMRHSLDSIAHDFRTPLSRINIIVQEALDNEPDPEALRDALADCIEESERMNHLLNSLMDVAEAESGVLQLDLAPCSVSDLIDSVVDLYEFVAEDKGIQLTVETPEEIRLLVDQTRIKQALANLVDNAIKFSPPNTTVRIASASENNICKITVQDEGQGISKNDLSRIWERLYRAERSRSTRGIGIGLSLVKAIVEAHGGDVSVSSQPDHGSLFTMQLPHPNIIT, from the coding sequence ATGTCCTCAGACCAGAGTCATAAGGCAGCCGGAAACGGCTCGCAAGCCAGCAAGATCGGCTGGGCATCAGGTGTCAGCCTGGCCCTGGCTTACACGCTCTTTTTTTCCGCAATCACTGCGTTGATACTCGGGATCGCTTACCACTACATGGCGGAAACCATCCGCGACAACGAGCTGCAGATAGTCCGCAACCGCGCTGCCGAATACCGCGCATGGCTTCAACGCGGCAATATCAAGGAACTCGAGGCGCGGATGAATGAGCAGAGTATGCAGTCGGGTGACATTATCTTTGCCCGGGTCACCGGCCCCAACCATAACTACGTGAAGTCGCTCGCACCCGGCGGCGATCCGATCTACCCGCATGCACTCAACGACCTGGACTCCCGGATGGAAGGCTACGGCATCGAACTTGGCAACGACACCTGGGTGGTGGTTTCCATTCCCGTGGACGATTCGGGAACCATTCTCCAGGCAGGAAAAAACACCCGCTCCAGCAGTGCCACCCTCGGCAGACTACGGCGCATTTTCACTCTGGCGTTCATTCCCGCTATCGTGGTGGCCGCCACCGGTGGAGCCTTCCTCACTTACCGTAGGCTGGCACCGATACGCACGCTGATCGCCGTCATGCAGGACATCATCCGCAGCGGCGACATGAACCGCAGGGTGGATCCGGTTGGCCGCGGCAACGAACTCAACGCGCTGATCAAGCTGTTTAACAAACTGCTGAAAAAAAACACCTCGCTGGTCAGCTCGATGCGCCACTCGCTCGACAGCATTGCCCACGACTTCCGCACACCGCTGAGCCGTATCAATATCATTGTCCAAGAGGCGCTCGACAATGAACCCGATCCTGAAGCACTGCGCGACGCACTGGCGGATTGTATCGAGGAAAGCGAGCGTATGAACCACCTGCTCAACTCACTCATGGATGTTGCCGAGGCGGAGTCCGGTGTGCTCCAGCTCGACCTGGCTCCATGCTCGGTTTCCGATCTGATCGACTCCGTGGTTGATCTCTATGAGTTCGTGGCGGAAGACAAGGGCATCCAGCTCACTGTCGAGACACCCGAGGAAATCCGCTTACTGGTCGACCAAACCCGCATCAAGCAGGCATTGGCCAATCTCGTGGACAACGCCATCAAGTTCAGCCCGCCTAACACAACGGTAAGAATCGCATCCGCCAGCGAAAACAACATTTGCAAAATCACCGTGCAAGACGAGGGTCAGGGCATCAGTAAAAACGACCTTTCACGGATCTGGGAACGGCTCTACCGCGCCGAACGCAGCCGCAGCACCCGCGGTATCGGCATCGGTCTGAGCCTGGTCAAGGCCATCGTCGAGGCACACGGTGGTGATGTGTCTGTCTCAAGCCAGCCCGACCATGGGTCGCTCTTTACCATGCAATTGCCCCACCCTAACATCATTACGTAA
- a CDS encoding MerR family transcriptional regulator has protein sequence MSSHYPITPITGIADDDDALIELTDAADICGLHPEMVEEFLRGGLVSAFRSEEEIIYFDPSGLTRLRQISHFRHYEHANLRTIRYILNLLDTLDSREQELRELRERLR, from the coding sequence ATGTCCAGTCATTACCCAATCACCCCCATCACAGGCATCGCAGACGATGATGACGCACTCATCGAGCTCACTGACGCCGCAGACATCTGCGGACTGCACCCGGAAATGGTCGAGGAGTTCCTGCGCGGAGGCCTGGTCAGCGCATTTCGCAGTGAGGAGGAAATCATCTACTTTGACCCCAGCGGCCTGACCAGGTTGCGGCAGATCTCCCACTTCCGCCACTACGAGCACGCCAACCTGCGCACCATCCGCTACATCCTCAACCTGCTCGACACCCTGGACTCCCGCGAACAGGAACTCCGCGAGCTGCGTGAACGGCTTCGGTGA